A window of Micrococcus endophyticus contains these coding sequences:
- a CDS encoding shikimate dehydrogenase family protein, protein MGAPSDVRAEASAGAPAAPRLRAAVLGRPIAHSLSPVLHGAAYGVLGLDVDYGRRDLGEDEVGAFVAGRLGAPRTADGGDAAARGEDWLGCSVTMPLKRAVVGCAGRVSERVRLLGTANTLVRDHPEHPGLVSAENTDVDGILGALASAGLAERGSGGAVGILGNGGTATAAVLAAATLGADEVVFGVRDAARAAEVTALADALGLAWRTVGQPELAAAAPGLRAVVATLPPRAADPLAAHVPVGAALPPLLDAAYDPWPSALASAWTEAGGAVASGLSMLLHQGVEQVRLFTARPRAAAGMPEPDWAAVTRAAARALGPAAG, encoded by the coding sequence ATGGGCGCGCCCTCGGACGTGCGGGCGGAGGCGAGCGCGGGCGCGCCGGCCGCCCCGCGGCTGCGCGCGGCGGTGCTGGGCCGGCCGATCGCCCACTCCCTCTCCCCGGTGCTGCACGGCGCCGCCTACGGGGTCCTGGGCCTGGACGTGGACTACGGGCGCCGGGACCTCGGCGAGGACGAGGTCGGCGCCTTCGTGGCCGGGCGCCTCGGCGCGCCCCGGACCGCTGACGGCGGGGACGCCGCCGCGCGCGGGGAGGACTGGCTGGGCTGCTCGGTGACGATGCCCCTCAAGCGCGCCGTGGTGGGCTGCGCCGGCCGCGTGAGCGAGCGGGTCCGGCTCCTGGGCACGGCCAACACACTGGTCCGCGACCACCCGGAGCACCCGGGGCTCGTCTCCGCCGAGAACACGGACGTGGACGGCATCCTCGGTGCCCTCGCCTCCGCCGGCCTCGCGGAGCGGGGCTCCGGCGGCGCGGTCGGGATCCTCGGCAACGGGGGGACGGCGACGGCGGCCGTCCTCGCCGCCGCCACGCTCGGCGCGGACGAGGTCGTCTTCGGGGTGCGGGACGCCGCCCGCGCGGCCGAGGTAACCGCCCTGGCGGACGCCCTCGGCCTGGCGTGGCGGACGGTGGGCCAGCCGGAGCTGGCGGCCGCCGCCCCCGGCCTGCGCGCCGTCGTCGCGACCCTGCCGCCGCGGGCCGCGGACCCGCTCGCCGCGCACGTGCCCGTGGGCGCGGCCCTGCCGCCGCTGCTGGACGCGGCGTACGACCCGTGGCCGTCCGCGCTGGCCTCGGCCTGGACGGAGGCGGGCGGCGCCGTCGCCTCGGGGCTGTCCATGCTGCTGCACCAGGGCGTCGAGCAGGTGCGCCTGTTCACCGCGCGGCCCCGCGCGGCCGCCGGGATGCCGGAGCCCGACTGGGCGGCCGTGACCCGCGCCGCCGCCCGGGCGCTCGGACCGGCGGCGGGCTGA
- the aroC gene encoding chorismate synthase — protein sequence MVRWLTAGESHGPALTGIVEGLPAGIPVTTQDVQDALARRRLGYGRGARMKFEQDAVTILGGVRHGLTLGSPVAIQVGNTEWPKWEKVMAADPVPAEELEGLARNAALTRPRPGHADLTGMQKYGFDDARPLLERASARETAARVALGTVARAFLAQLGVRIVSHTTAFGEAALPEGHPFPLPEDQDRLDADPVRCLDPETSAAMVAEVDDAHKAGETLGGVVEVLAYGVPIGLGSHVHWDRRLDARLAGALMGIQAIKGVQVGDGFATAARRGSAAHDGIVRGEDGRPRRTSDRAGGIEAGMSTGEVLRVSAAMKPIATVPRALPTVDVATGAETTAHHQRSDVAAVPAAGIVAEAMVALVLADAVLEKFGGDSVGETRRNMAAFQAAVPALPEPSADADASGHMGDPLQ from the coding sequence ATGGTGCGCTGGTTGACAGCGGGGGAGTCTCACGGCCCCGCGCTCACAGGAATCGTCGAGGGACTGCCGGCCGGAATCCCGGTCACGACGCAGGACGTGCAGGACGCGCTCGCGCGCCGCCGCCTGGGGTACGGCCGCGGTGCCCGGATGAAGTTCGAGCAGGACGCGGTGACGATCCTCGGCGGCGTCCGCCACGGTCTGACCCTGGGCTCTCCGGTGGCCATCCAGGTGGGCAACACCGAGTGGCCCAAGTGGGAGAAGGTCATGGCCGCGGACCCGGTGCCGGCCGAGGAGCTCGAGGGCCTGGCGCGCAACGCCGCCCTCACCCGCCCCCGCCCCGGCCACGCGGACCTCACCGGCATGCAGAAGTACGGCTTCGACGACGCCCGGCCGCTGCTCGAGCGCGCCTCCGCTCGCGAGACCGCCGCCCGCGTGGCCCTGGGCACGGTGGCCCGCGCGTTCCTGGCTCAGCTGGGCGTGCGGATCGTCTCCCACACCACCGCGTTTGGCGAGGCGGCCCTGCCCGAGGGCCATCCCTTCCCGCTCCCCGAGGACCAGGACCGGCTCGACGCGGACCCCGTGCGCTGCCTGGACCCGGAGACCTCCGCGGCGATGGTCGCCGAGGTCGACGACGCCCACAAGGCCGGGGAGACCCTCGGCGGCGTCGTGGAGGTGCTCGCCTACGGGGTGCCCATCGGCCTGGGCTCGCACGTGCACTGGGACCGGCGCCTGGACGCGCGCCTGGCCGGCGCGCTCATGGGCATCCAGGCCATCAAGGGCGTGCAGGTGGGCGACGGGTTCGCGACGGCGGCCCGTCGGGGCTCGGCCGCCCACGACGGCATCGTCCGCGGCGAGGACGGCCGCCCGCGGCGCACGAGCGACCGGGCCGGCGGCATCGAGGCGGGGATGTCCACGGGCGAGGTGCTGCGGGTCAGCGCCGCCATGAAGCCGATCGCGACCGTGCCGCGGGCCCTGCCCACGGTGGACGTGGCCACCGGCGCCGAGACCACAGCGCACCACCAGCGCTCCGACGTCGCGGCCGTGCCCGCCGCGGGCATCGTCGCCGAGGCCATGGTGGCCCTCGTGCTGGCGGACGCCGTGCTGGAGAAGTTCGGCGGCGACTCCGTGGGCGAGACGCGCCGGAACATGGCCGCCTTCCAGGCCGCGGTGCCCGCCCTGCCCGAGCCCTCGGCCGACGCCGACGCCTCGGGCCACATGGGGGACCCGCTGCAGTGA
- a CDS encoding shikimate kinase has protein sequence MPGPVSLCAWEAMTGALEARLATAAAAADGAHAPRIVLVGPMGAGKTTVGRALAATTGLPFVDADELFVQVHGPIPEFFAARGEAAFREEEARVIAHVLGRPSPCVLSCGGGAVLHPATRRALRGPGSDVVHLAVDEAEALRRVGGGAGRPVLAGDPAGTWRSILAEREPFYREVADLVVDTTGLTAAEAAWRIVEGVHRPRRSESHP, from the coding sequence GTGCCCGGGCCCGTGTCCCTGTGCGCGTGGGAGGCCATGACAGGCGCCCTCGAGGCGCGCCTGGCCACGGCGGCGGCGGCGGCGGACGGGGCGCACGCGCCGCGCATCGTCCTCGTGGGGCCCATGGGCGCCGGCAAGACGACCGTCGGCCGGGCCCTGGCCGCGACCACGGGCCTGCCCTTCGTGGACGCCGACGAGCTGTTCGTGCAGGTGCACGGCCCCATCCCCGAGTTCTTCGCCGCCCGCGGCGAGGCAGCCTTCCGCGAGGAGGAGGCCCGCGTGATCGCCCACGTGCTCGGCCGGCCGAGCCCCTGCGTGCTCTCGTGCGGCGGCGGCGCGGTGCTGCACCCAGCCACCCGGCGGGCCCTGCGCGGGCCGGGCTCCGACGTCGTGCACCTGGCGGTGGACGAGGCGGAGGCGCTGCGCCGCGTGGGCGGCGGCGCCGGCCGGCCTGTGCTGGCCGGGGATCCGGCGGGCACGTGGCGCAGCATCCTCGCCGAGCGCGAGCCGTTCTACCGCGAGGTCGCCGACCTCGTGGTGGACACCACAGGGCTGACGGCCGCCGAGGCCGCCTGGCGTATCGTGGAGGGCGTCCACCGCCCCCGAAGGAGTGAGTCACACCCATGA
- the aroB gene encoding 3-dehydroquinate synthase, protein MTDRHPDPAEPEIPGEPPAAEPAAAGQEDVTVIPVSGGQEAAAHGGYDVVVGRGLLARLPEMLGPGVQRVLVIHPRALRATGDVVKNDLEAVGLTALTAEIPDAEEGKHLQVAGFCWQVLGQNDFTRSDAVVSVGGGAVSDLAGFVAATWLRGVRVVHMPTTLLGMVDAAVGGKTGINTSEGKNLVGAFHPPAGVLADLDTLLTLPANELISGLAEVVKCGFIADPAILDLIEQDPAQSQNPHSARLRELIERSIRVKADIVSRDLRESGEREALNYGHTMGHAIELAERYQWRHGAAVSVGLVFAAELARSLGRLDDATADRHWSVLTALGLPVSYRGDRWQTLLEGIRRDKKNRGDQLRFVLLDGLAQPSTVDIPDPSLLFAAYQEIAE, encoded by the coding sequence ATGACGGACCGTCATCCGGACCCCGCCGAGCCCGAGATCCCGGGGGAGCCGCCCGCGGCCGAGCCCGCCGCGGCGGGACAGGAGGACGTGACCGTCATCCCCGTCTCCGGGGGACAGGAGGCCGCCGCCCACGGCGGCTACGACGTGGTGGTGGGCCGCGGCCTGCTGGCCCGCCTGCCCGAGATGCTCGGCCCCGGCGTGCAGCGGGTGCTCGTCATCCACCCCCGCGCCCTGCGCGCGACCGGCGACGTGGTGAAGAACGACCTCGAGGCCGTGGGCCTCACCGCCCTGACCGCCGAGATCCCGGACGCCGAGGAGGGCAAGCACCTCCAGGTCGCCGGCTTCTGCTGGCAGGTCCTGGGCCAGAACGACTTCACCCGCTCGGACGCCGTGGTCTCCGTGGGCGGCGGCGCCGTCTCCGACCTGGCCGGCTTCGTGGCCGCCACGTGGCTGCGCGGCGTGCGCGTGGTGCACATGCCCACCACGCTGCTGGGCATGGTGGACGCCGCCGTGGGCGGCAAGACCGGCATCAACACCTCCGAGGGCAAGAACCTCGTGGGCGCGTTCCACCCGCCGGCCGGCGTGCTGGCCGACCTGGACACGCTGCTGACCCTGCCCGCCAACGAGCTGATCTCCGGCCTCGCCGAGGTCGTCAAGTGCGGCTTCATCGCGGACCCGGCCATCCTCGACCTCATCGAGCAGGACCCGGCCCAGTCCCAGAACCCCCACTCGGCCCGCCTGCGCGAGCTGATCGAGCGCTCCATCCGCGTGAAGGCGGACATCGTCTCCCGCGACCTGCGGGAGTCGGGGGAGCGGGAGGCCCTGAACTACGGCCACACCATGGGCCACGCGATCGAGCTGGCCGAGCGCTACCAGTGGCGTCACGGCGCCGCCGTGTCCGTGGGCCTGGTCTTCGCGGCCGAGCTCGCCCGCTCGCTGGGCCGGCTCGACGACGCCACCGCGGACCGCCACTGGTCCGTGCTGACCGCCCTCGGCCTGCCCGTCTCCTACCGGGGCGACCGCTGGCAGACCCTCCTCGAGGGGATCCGCCGGGACAAGAAGAACCGCGGCGACCAGCTGCGCTTCGTCCTGCTGGACGGGCTCGCGCAGCCGTCCACCGTGGACATCCCGGACCCCTCCCTGCTCTTCGCGGCGTACCAGGAGATCGCCGAGTGA
- the efp gene encoding elongation factor P has translation MATSNDIKNGAVLKLEGQLWNVIEFQHVKPGKGGAFVRTKMKNITTGKVVDKTFNAGAKVEFATVDRSDYQYLYQDGSDYVFMDVKDYDQITVSESVVGDAAKYMLENTQVVIALNEGTPLYLEMPASVVLEITYTEPGLQGDRSSAGTKPATVETGAEIQVPLFVEQGTRVKVDTRTGDYLGRVND, from the coding sequence GTGGCAACGAGCAACGACATCAAGAACGGCGCCGTCCTCAAGCTGGAGGGCCAGCTCTGGAACGTCATCGAGTTCCAGCACGTCAAGCCGGGCAAGGGCGGCGCGTTCGTCCGCACCAAGATGAAGAACATCACCACCGGCAAGGTCGTGGACAAGACCTTCAACGCCGGCGCCAAGGTGGAGTTCGCCACCGTGGACCGCTCCGACTACCAGTACCTGTACCAGGACGGCTCGGACTACGTGTTCATGGACGTCAAGGACTACGACCAGATCACGGTCTCGGAGTCCGTCGTGGGCGACGCCGCCAAGTACATGCTGGAGAACACCCAGGTGGTCATCGCGCTCAACGAGGGCACCCCGCTGTACCTCGAGATGCCGGCCTCCGTGGTCCTGGAGATCACCTACACCGAGCCGGGCCTGCAGGGCGACCGCTCCTCCGCCGGCACCAAGCCCGCCACCGTGGAGACCGGCGCCGAGATCCAGGTGCCGCTGTTCGTGGAGCAGGGCACCCGCGTCAAGGTGGACACCCGCACCGGCGACTACCTCGGCCGCGTCAATGACTGA
- the nusB gene encoding transcription antitermination factor NusB, whose amino-acid sequence MTEPASAASGAKRGTTARSRSRQRAVEILFEAEQRGATVAEGIRTRRESTDLQVNAYTQRLVEGVIADQERLDEALSSYSRGWSLDRMPAVDRAILRVGAWELLFQDDVPDAVAVSEAVALAAQLSTDDSPEFVNGLLGRLQQVKPTLLA is encoded by the coding sequence ATGACTGAGCCGGCCTCCGCCGCCTCCGGTGCCAAGCGGGGGACCACGGCGCGCAGCCGCTCCCGGCAGCGTGCGGTGGAGATCCTCTTCGAGGCGGAGCAGCGCGGGGCCACGGTCGCCGAGGGCATCCGCACCCGCCGGGAGAGCACCGACCTGCAGGTCAACGCCTACACCCAGCGCCTCGTGGAGGGCGTCATCGCGGACCAGGAGCGTCTCGACGAGGCCCTGAGCTCCTACTCCCGCGGCTGGTCCCTGGACCGCATGCCCGCCGTGGACCGCGCGATCCTGCGCGTGGGCGCGTGGGAGCTGCTGTTCCAGGACGACGTCCCGGACGCCGTCGCCGTCTCGGAGGCCGTGGCCCTGGCCGCGCAGCTCTCCACGGACGACTCCCCGGAGTTCGTCAACGGCCTCCTCGGCCGCCTGCAGCAGGTCAAGCCGACCCTGCTCGCCTGA
- the pyrR gene encoding bifunctional pyr operon transcriptional regulator/uracil phosphoribosyltransferase PyrR produces MGADPAAPRAARTVLSASEIDRALTRIAHEILESNKGAEGLVLMGIPRRGAPLARRLGALLARIEPAFDPEAAVGEVDVTLYRDDLRRSAARTPMPTRLPAVPLDGAVVVLVDDVLFSGRTVRAALDAISELGRPAAVRLAVLVDRGHRELPVRADFVGKNLPTSTSERVQVRLVEVDGPEGTGEVFEDAVSIADQADRPEQREA; encoded by the coding sequence ATGGGAGCAGACCCCGCCGCACCTCGTGCTGCCCGAACCGTCCTGTCCGCGTCCGAGATCGACCGGGCGCTGACCCGGATCGCCCACGAGATCCTCGAGTCCAACAAGGGCGCCGAGGGCCTCGTCCTGATGGGGATCCCGCGACGCGGCGCCCCCCTCGCCCGCCGCCTCGGCGCGCTGCTGGCCCGCATCGAGCCCGCCTTCGACCCGGAGGCCGCCGTCGGCGAGGTCGACGTCACCCTGTACCGGGACGACCTGCGCCGCAGCGCCGCCCGCACCCCCATGCCCACCCGCCTGCCCGCCGTCCCGCTCGACGGCGCCGTGGTGGTCCTCGTGGACGACGTCCTCTTCTCCGGCCGCACCGTGCGCGCCGCCCTCGACGCCATCTCCGAGCTCGGCCGCCCTGCCGCCGTGCGCCTGGCGGTCCTCGTGGACCGCGGCCACCGCGAGCTGCCCGTCCGCGCCGACTTCGTGGGCAAGAACCTGCCCACCTCCACTTCCGAGCGCGTCCAGGTGCGCCTCGTGGAGGTGGACGGCCCCGAGGGCACCGGCGAGGTGTTCGAGGACGCGGTGAGCATCGCCGACCAGGCCGACCGGCCCGAGCAGCGGGAGGCCTGA
- a CDS encoding aspartate carbamoyltransferase catalytic subunit → MRHLLSTAGLSRADALAVLDTAEEMDAVNRREIKKLPALRGRTVVNLFFEDSTRTRISFEAAAKRLSADVINFSAKGSSVSKGESLKDTVQTLEAIGADAIVMRHWSSGAARQLADSGWVRSAVVNAGDGTHEHPTQALLDAFTLRRRLAAATGEDLVGRDLAGMHVVIVGDILHSRVARSNVWLLATLGAKVTLAAPPTLLPVGVSAWPCEVTYSLDEALDARPDAVMMLRVQAERMGGAFFPSAGEYTRTWGLTDERFARLTAGSGALLSEPVVMHPGPMNRGLEISPAAADSPRNTALEQVANGVSVRMAVLHLVLNHDQEVRP, encoded by the coding sequence GTGCGCCACCTGCTCTCCACCGCCGGGCTCTCCCGGGCCGACGCCCTCGCCGTGCTGGACACGGCCGAGGAGATGGACGCGGTCAACCGCCGCGAGATCAAGAAGCTGCCCGCCCTGCGCGGCCGCACCGTGGTGAACCTCTTCTTCGAGGACTCCACCCGCACCCGCATCTCCTTCGAGGCCGCCGCCAAGCGCCTGTCCGCGGACGTCATCAACTTCTCCGCCAAGGGCTCCTCCGTGTCCAAGGGCGAGTCGCTCAAGGACACCGTGCAGACCCTCGAGGCCATCGGCGCGGACGCCATCGTGATGCGCCACTGGTCCTCCGGGGCCGCCCGCCAGCTGGCGGACTCCGGCTGGGTGCGCTCCGCCGTCGTCAACGCCGGCGACGGCACCCACGAGCACCCCACGCAGGCCCTGCTGGACGCCTTCACCCTGCGCCGCCGCCTCGCGGCCGCCACCGGCGAGGACCTCGTGGGCCGGGACCTGGCCGGCATGCACGTGGTGATCGTGGGGGACATCCTGCACTCGCGCGTGGCCCGCTCCAACGTGTGGCTGCTGGCCACCCTCGGCGCCAAGGTCACCCTCGCGGCGCCGCCCACCCTGCTGCCCGTCGGGGTCTCCGCCTGGCCGTGCGAGGTCACCTACTCGCTGGACGAGGCCCTCGACGCCCGCCCGGACGCCGTGATGATGCTGCGCGTGCAGGCCGAGCGCATGGGCGGGGCCTTCTTCCCCTCCGCCGGCGAGTACACCCGCACCTGGGGCCTGACGGACGAGCGGTTCGCCCGCCTCACCGCCGGCTCCGGCGCGCTGCTGTCCGAGCCCGTCGTCATGCACCCCGGCCCTATGAACCGCGGCCTGGAGATCAGCCCGGCCGCCGCGGACTCGCCCCGCAACACCGCCCTCGAGCAGGTCGCGAACGGCGTGTCCGTGCGCATGGCCGTGCTGCACCTCGTCCTCAACCACGACCAGGAGGTCCGCCCGTGA
- a CDS encoding dihydroorotase, whose protein sequence is MSAPTPAPLLLRGARLTTGETADVLVAEGRIAALGAEAAAQAAGLDPAPEEVDCAGLVLLPGLVDLHTHLRQPGKEDAETVETGTRAAAMGGFTSVHAMANSTPTADTAGVVEQVWRLGRDAGWCDVHPVGAVTVGLAGEALADLGAMADSQARVRMFSDDGMCVHDAVLMRRALEYVKSFGGFVAQHAQEPKLTAGAQMNESELSGVLGLAGWPAVAEEAIIARDVLLAQHVDSQLHVCHVSTAGSVRLIRWAKEQGVRVTAEVTPHHLLLTEELVRSYDPVFKVNPPLRRESDVMALREALADGTIDTVGTDHAPHTAETKQCEWTVAAMGMTGLETALSVVQHAMVDTGLMDWAGVARVMSVTPASIAGLEDQGQADERGVPRVGAVANLVLVDPEARRTVDPEQHLTKSRNSPYRGMELPGAVRHTVYRGARVVADGAPAQPYRHPAVAEAGGRA, encoded by the coding sequence GTGAGCGCCCCCACCCCCGCCCCCCTGCTGCTGCGCGGCGCGCGCCTGACCACGGGCGAGACCGCCGATGTGCTCGTGGCCGAGGGCCGGATCGCCGCCCTCGGCGCGGAGGCCGCGGCGCAGGCGGCCGGCCTGGACCCGGCCCCCGAGGAGGTCGACTGCGCCGGCCTGGTGCTGCTGCCCGGCCTCGTGGACCTGCACACCCACCTGCGCCAGCCCGGCAAGGAGGACGCGGAGACGGTGGAGACCGGCACCCGCGCCGCCGCCATGGGCGGGTTCACCTCGGTGCACGCCATGGCCAACTCCACGCCCACCGCGGACACCGCGGGCGTCGTCGAGCAGGTCTGGCGTCTGGGCCGTGACGCCGGCTGGTGCGACGTGCACCCCGTGGGCGCCGTGACCGTCGGCCTGGCCGGGGAGGCCCTGGCCGACCTCGGCGCCATGGCCGACTCCCAGGCCCGGGTGCGGATGTTCTCCGACGACGGCATGTGCGTCCACGACGCCGTGCTGATGCGCCGCGCCCTCGAGTACGTGAAGTCCTTCGGCGGCTTCGTGGCCCAGCACGCGCAGGAGCCCAAGCTCACCGCCGGCGCCCAGATGAACGAGTCCGAGCTCTCGGGCGTGCTCGGCCTGGCCGGCTGGCCCGCCGTGGCCGAGGAGGCGATCATCGCCCGCGACGTGCTGCTCGCCCAGCACGTGGACTCACAGCTGCACGTCTGCCACGTCTCCACCGCCGGCTCGGTCCGCCTCATCCGCTGGGCCAAGGAGCAGGGCGTGCGCGTCACCGCCGAGGTCACCCCGCACCACCTGCTGCTCACCGAGGAGCTCGTGCGCTCCTACGACCCGGTGTTCAAGGTCAACCCGCCCCTGCGCCGCGAGTCCGACGTCATGGCCCTGCGCGAGGCCCTCGCGGACGGCACCATCGACACCGTGGGCACCGATCACGCGCCCCACACCGCCGAGACCAAGCAGTGCGAGTGGACCGTGGCCGCCATGGGCATGACCGGGCTGGAGACCGCCCTGTCCGTCGTCCAGCACGCCATGGTGGACACCGGCCTGATGGACTGGGCCGGCGTCGCCCGCGTGATGTCCGTGACCCCCGCGAGCATCGCCGGCCTGGAGGACCAGGGCCAGGCGGACGAGCGCGGCGTGCCGCGCGTCGGCGCCGTGGCCAACCTCGTGCTCGTCGACCCCGAGGCCCGCCGCACGGTGGACCCGGAGCAGCACCTCACGAAGTCCCGCAACAGCCCGTACCGGGGCATGGAGCTGCCCGGCGCGGTCCGGCACACCGTCTACCGCGGCGCCCGCGTGGTGGCCGACGGCGCGCCGGCGCAGCCGTACCGCCACCCGGCCGTGGCCGAGGCGGGGGGCCGGGCGTGA
- the carA gene encoding glutamine-hydrolyzing carbamoyl-phosphate synthase small subunit codes for MSTPTDDLALLVLEDGTVHRGRAYGARGRTLGEAVFTTGMTGYQETLTDPSYAGQIIVQTSPHIGNTGVNDTDRESRAIFAAGYVVRDAARRPSNWRAERTLDEELEAFGVVGIREVDTRVITRRLRTEGSMRAGVYSGEHAGRPEAELLAEVREQPSMAGARLAETVTTEQPYVIEPAAHGWEGEPLAEIAALDLGIKAATPRHLASRGIRVHVLPATAGLEEIRAVSPDGVFLSNGPGDPATADAQVALLREVLDAGLPFFGICFGNQIFGRALGFDTYKLKFGHRGPNQPVMDNATGRVAITSQNHGFAVDAPLGEPVEAPETRYGRVEVSHWSLNDQVVEGLRLLDRPAFSVQFHPESAAGPNDTLDLFDRFVRMLTEHRDAAAPAATEGA; via the coding sequence ATGAGCACCCCCACCGACGACCTCGCCCTGCTCGTCCTCGAGGACGGCACCGTGCACCGCGGCCGCGCCTACGGGGCCCGCGGCCGCACCCTCGGCGAGGCCGTGTTCACCACGGGCATGACCGGCTACCAGGAGACCCTCACGGATCCCTCCTACGCGGGGCAGATCATCGTGCAGACCTCCCCGCACATCGGCAACACCGGCGTCAACGACACGGACCGGGAGTCCCGGGCGATCTTCGCCGCGGGCTACGTGGTCCGGGACGCCGCCCGCCGGCCCTCGAACTGGCGCGCCGAGCGCACCCTCGACGAGGAGCTCGAGGCGTTCGGCGTCGTCGGGATCCGCGAGGTGGACACCCGCGTGATCACCCGGCGCCTGCGCACCGAGGGCTCCATGCGCGCCGGCGTGTACTCCGGCGAGCACGCGGGGCGCCCGGAGGCCGAGCTGCTGGCCGAGGTCCGCGAGCAGCCGTCCATGGCCGGCGCCCGCCTGGCCGAGACGGTCACCACCGAGCAGCCCTACGTGATCGAGCCGGCCGCCCACGGCTGGGAGGGCGAGCCCCTCGCCGAGATCGCCGCCCTGGACCTCGGCATCAAGGCAGCGACCCCGCGCCACCTCGCCTCCCGCGGCATCCGCGTGCACGTGCTGCCCGCCACCGCCGGCCTCGAGGAAATCCGCGCGGTGAGCCCGGACGGCGTGTTCCTCTCCAACGGCCCCGGCGACCCCGCCACCGCGGACGCCCAGGTGGCGCTGCTGCGCGAGGTGCTCGACGCCGGCCTGCCGTTCTTCGGCATCTGCTTCGGCAACCAGATCTTCGGCCGCGCCCTCGGCTTCGACACCTACAAGCTCAAGTTCGGCCACCGCGGCCCGAACCAGCCGGTGATGGACAATGCCACCGGCCGCGTGGCCATCACCTCCCAGAACCACGGGTTCGCGGTGGACGCGCCCCTCGGGGAGCCCGTCGAGGCGCCCGAGACCCGCTACGGCCGGGTGGAGGTCTCGCACTGGTCGCTGAACGACCAGGTGGTCGAGGGCCTGCGCCTGCTGGACCGCCCCGCCTTCTCCGTCCAGTTCCACCCCGAGTCCGCCGCCGGGCCCAACGACACGCTGGACCTGTTCGACCGCTTCGTGCGGATGCTCACCGAGCACCGCGACGCCGCCGCCCCCGCCGCCACCGAAGGAGCCTGA